The region GCAATCCATGGACCATCTCCATGTCTGGATCGCCCTTCATCAGGATGAGAAGGTCTTCTTCtgcctctttctctttctttctcatcTCTTTTAGGGTTCCAATTAAGACGCTTTCTTGATTGATTTGTTTTGGTATCCcgtatattattttttgtttttgtttgttctgAATCAAATCATGTTCATTGTCAAGTTGTTTTCTAGATTTCGAAAAAACCTTCATCTTTTCATGTTCATGGAGAGGTAAATTGATTGAAATATGGTTTGTTGATTTCGATGTTTCTTTGAGAGGAGAAGTGGAAATGGAATtgaggtttttgttttgaaaaaaggAACTAGATTGATTGGATGATGGCAATGTGAACCCCGTGTGCTTTGGCTTGATCGATATTAAGCTTGGGATGTCATCATGGATTGTTAGGCTTTTGTTAGTGCATATGAAATTTAACACTTTTAATGCTGATGGATTGAGACTGATGGATTTTGAGAAATAGTGGCTATTTTGTGATGACATAAGATTGTATTCATTGATTGCAAGAAGTAAATGATTTCTTTTGTAAGTGGTCTTCTATgaagtaataaattttttttaaagtcaatAAGCCATTTTACGTGTGCTGTTTTTCTCATCAATGTGTTAGTTTGATTTTCAATACATTGTACCTGTACTAACTATTGCTTGTAGATTTGGCACTCTTTGTTTATGTTTAGATCACatccaaaaattttaataatatagataTGTAGGTAACAATTATTTCAACAACCATTAAATACccgtttatttaaataaaattctctACTAGGTTAGGGTTAAAGGTTAGCCATCTCCGTAGTCAATTTCCTCAATGATTCAGTCAGCTTATTTTTATCCTATTTATACCATAGCAGCACTGGTattgttgttcttctttttctatcgaGTAAATTAAATGTTTGTTTTCCTCTTTAGGGGGTGCCTTTCACCTAAGATCTCCACCTTCCTAAATTCGAATTCTTTTACTGGCTTTGGGAAGAAGGATGCCAGATATGATGTAAATAATCATACGTTAATCTCTAGGTAGCAGATTATAATCAAATCATAAGAAAAAGTATCCTTCTGTCATCCCAAGAAATACATGTGATATATGCATTGTTGATCAAGGGAAGTGGAAGGGGAGAAAGCAAAaaatagaaaggaaaaaaaatctgtGATGTATAGTTTATCATTTACTTGTACATTGTTTTTTCTGCTTCTAATGAAGTGGAAGCagctttccttctttttttcccattttcttcaatttcctTCCATTTATACACATCCTAGTTTCAGTCTCATGTCCGCAACTTTGGAAAGAAGAGCAGGACACTGTAAGAAATCAAACGGGGGCATGAGCATgtgcttttctattttttttttttctgtttcaaACCATTCTACCgttcaaacaattaattaatacatcTAGTTATTGTTGTTCATTGTTTTGGTGTATAAGGTATAAGTATTTTGTTCTATTTGAATCCTTGATTAGATTTTTCCATAGTGTTAGAGTTAAAGTCTTCTTACAACCAAAAGTTTCATTTGCctggaaaataatataatatgctGATGCCCAAGTATAATGCGTATGctagagaaaaaaagagaaaaacattttatatatggtttgcAAAGGTTCAGTTAACTGGAAATTCATTTATCAATCTAGGGAGTGAATTGTAAAAATTAACTTTGAGGATTGTCAAACAGAGGTATGCATCAAAGCATCATGTGCACGTTCATTGTGCTGTATGAATCTTgccattgtttttaattgtaaaGGCTAAGATCACTTAGAAATGAAAGCTGTATTTGATTTTGTGAGTTTTGTTTGATCTGTGGCATTCTTCACTTTGAAGTTAAGATGTTCTCCTCGGAAGAGTTATTAGTGTATGTATCACTAGAGGTTCCCTATCTGTCTCTGAGCCGGCATATTAGCTTGTTGGAAGATATAAATACCACAGTGTGTGCCACTATCATTTAGCGGCCATTTAAGCCAACTTTTACAGCCTTTTTGGTATGCTGTTTCTGAAGGTTGCCTCTTAACTCACATATGGTATCAAAATTCATGCTCACTATTATGTTTTCTGGTGTTTGGTTCAATACTCTAGACATAATAATGATGTTTATGCCATTGTGAAAAGGATTAAGGAGAAATTTACTCTTTTGCATCCCTACATGGAAGTTATTGTCATGTGGGGTGTATGTTTCTAAGAGGTGCTGACTCTTTGTTATATCTGATTCATACAGTGAGAATATTCTGCCTAGTTTTGAAAGTGataattttctctctttttggcCTTAGTTCTTTCACAATGCTCACcccaagtgtgtttgtttgttttgaaactTAAGGCTTGTTTGGTAGGTTCGCTAGCCAAGTGCTGCAACCAAATAACCTTGAGTTAtcctattcatatatatatatttaaaaatgaattatttaaatttatttatttatgtcttaaaatattaatattaatgtatACTTCTTACtttttaaataagtaaaatttaggttctaaatatataattttgattagttTTAACTAGGTGAAAGTGTGGTGAGcttatataaaaatttcctGCCAACTCAATCTCCAAAAGGAGATTCTTTAAGACACTCCAACTCACCAACCAAAACACAATGTTACTGATCTTAATCTTTAAAAATGTCAACTGatttaactttattatatatatgactttCCCTTCATAGATATTGAACAGTTTGAGGAATTAAAGGGATTGCATTTCATGGATATAGGGAAGGCATGCTCATTAATGGACATCTGATATCAGCTCCATCTAAAACAGTAGAACATGAATCATATTTTGCTCTTTAAGCTAATTTAGTCAATTGTATCCACTTTCTTGGAGTTGAGTTACAGCTTCCTTACACACTAGTCCAATAACATTTCTATTTAGACCTGTAAGGAGTATGATGTTTCAAAAACTAGAATTGGTAATGATTCTAGTTCAAAATGTACTTTAGAAGTAGCGTTCCAATGAATCAATCAAGCGTACAGTTCATTTTCTCCCCAGGAATGCAATACATTTTTAGGTTACTTTTCTCCTTGTCTTTTCTTccatcttatttaaattttgttctttcagagagaaagagaggaaaaagaaagggagaTAAAGCGTATGAGAGAAGAACTACTGGCTAAAGCAAAGCGTGAAGATTCTCTTATGTAATCTttgagattattttattttgacattgaacattttatttccttgttttcttgAAATTTCCTTAAATGCCAATGCTGTGATGTTTCTGTAGCATTCTACTTATTTCCTTGTGCTTTATGAGGCATGTTTAATGTATGCTAATTAAGATGAATAAGAACTGGTGCAGACATATGCTTTGAGATACACAAATTAAGAAAGGGTGTCTTTAAATTATACATTTTGAA is a window of Dioscorea cayenensis subsp. rotundata cultivar TDr96_F1 chromosome 5, TDr96_F1_v2_PseudoChromosome.rev07_lg8_w22 25.fasta, whole genome shotgun sequence DNA encoding:
- the LOC120260741 gene encoding uncharacterized protein LOC120260741; the protein is MIEREREREREREHRKRRREEMVRVATYFAMTLGAFVFWQSMDHLHVWIALHQDEKREREEKEREIKRMREELLAKAKREDSLM